From a region of the Mycobacterium sp. SMC-8 genome:
- a CDS encoding site-specific integrase codes for MAQSSLGKLNSERMIPVDDEVLTLVDRITTTRSCGRPMIHPRTGAPADFLFTHHGKRLSQNAIREELNRAAQAAGLGHITPHQLRHTYATALINAGVSLQALMALLGHVSSQMSLRYAHLFDHTVRTEYERALDLAKSHIGALPTTTAVGLPLTDITGTGWKDTPAIKSRLAGGYCLRAPAQGSCPYANICEHCPSFHTDATHLAVLAAQRIDAHDLAVDAEKRGWINEADRHRKLVSRLDALITAAASA; via the coding sequence GTGGCTCAAAGTTCCCTCGGCAAGCTCAACTCCGAACGCATGATCCCCGTCGACGACGAGGTCCTCACCCTCGTGGACCGCATCACCACAACCCGCTCCTGCGGGCGACCGATGATCCATCCCCGCACCGGCGCCCCCGCCGACTTCCTGTTCACTCACCACGGGAAAAGACTGTCCCAGAACGCAATACGCGAAGAACTGAACCGGGCAGCCCAAGCTGCTGGCCTAGGACACATCACACCGCATCAACTGCGACACACCTATGCCACTGCACTGATCAACGCTGGAGTATCGCTGCAGGCCCTCATGGCACTGCTGGGCCACGTCTCCTCCCAGATGAGTCTGCGATATGCCCACCTCTTCGACCACACCGTACGCACCGAATACGAACGCGCCTTGGACCTGGCCAAAAGTCATATCGGAGCGCTGCCCACCACCACCGCAGTCGGGTTGCCGCTGACCGATATCACCGGCACCGGCTGGAAAGACACCCCGGCCATCAAATCCCGCCTGGCCGGCGGATACTGCCTACGCGCACCCGCGCAAGGGTCCTGCCCGTATGCCAACATCTGCGAACACTGTCCCAGCTTCCACACCGACGCCACCCACCTCGCTGTCCTTGCCGCCCAACGCATCGACGCCCACGATCTGGCCGTAGACGCAGAAAAACGGGGATGGATCAACGAAGCCGACCGCCACCGCAAGCTCGTCTCCCGACTCGACGCGCTCATCACCGCAGCGGCATCCGCATGA
- a CDS encoding IS1380 family transposase, with protein sequence MKVSHRFTASAAVFDDEHLVSCAGLVPVMALAAQTALPQLLTDKVLIVEPRIKSGSANPAPKLSTVIAGMCAGADSIDDLDVVRSGGMRTLFNGVYAPSTIGTLLREFTFGHARQLESVLREHLAGLCTRADLLPGADDRAFIDIDSLLRPVYGHAKQGASYGHTKIAGKQILRKGLSPLITTISTPTGAPVIAGARLRAGKTNSGKGAARMVAQAIATARAAGVTGPILVRGDSAYGNSTVTAACRRAGAQFSLVLTKTRAVTAAIASIDEHAWIPVQYPGAIRDPDTGAWISDAEVAEITHTAFTSTDSPITARLIVRRVKDARFPDALFPVWRYHPFFTDTDEPTAAADITHRRHAIIETVFADLIDGPLAHMPSGRFGANSAWILCAAIAHNLLRAAGVLAGGAHAVARGATLRRKIITIPARLVRPQRRPVLHLPSHWPWAQHWLTLWRNTIGYSPPQPATP encoded by the coding sequence GTGAAAGTGTCCCATAGGTTCACTGCCTCGGCGGCCGTCTTCGACGACGAGCATCTCGTGTCCTGCGCCGGATTGGTCCCGGTCATGGCATTGGCCGCCCAGACGGCCTTGCCGCAGCTATTAACCGACAAGGTGCTCATCGTCGAACCGAGGATCAAATCCGGGTCGGCCAACCCTGCACCGAAACTAAGCACCGTGATTGCCGGGATGTGCGCCGGCGCCGACAGCATCGACGACCTCGACGTCGTGCGATCAGGCGGCATGAGAACCCTGTTCAATGGGGTGTACGCGCCCTCGACTATCGGAACCCTGCTGCGGGAGTTCACCTTCGGACACGCCCGGCAACTGGAGTCCGTGCTGCGCGAGCACCTGGCCGGGCTCTGCACACGGGCCGATCTGCTTCCCGGCGCCGACGACCGAGCGTTCATCGACATCGACTCACTGCTACGTCCGGTCTACGGACACGCCAAACAGGGCGCCTCCTACGGACACACCAAAATCGCGGGCAAACAGATCCTGCGCAAAGGCCTGTCACCGTTGATCACCACAATCAGCACCCCCACCGGCGCGCCGGTGATCGCCGGCGCCCGGCTGCGAGCCGGCAAAACCAACTCCGGCAAGGGCGCAGCCCGGATGGTCGCCCAAGCCATCGCCACCGCCCGCGCCGCCGGGGTCACCGGCCCGATCCTGGTACGCGGCGACTCGGCCTACGGCAACAGCACCGTGACCGCCGCCTGCCGCCGCGCCGGTGCTCAGTTCTCGTTGGTGCTGACCAAAACTCGCGCTGTCACGGCGGCCATCGCATCCATCGACGAGCACGCCTGGATTCCCGTGCAATATCCCGGCGCGATTCGTGATCCCGACACCGGAGCATGGATCTCCGATGCCGAAGTCGCCGAGATCACCCACACCGCCTTTACCTCCACCGACAGCCCGATCACCGCACGGTTGATCGTGCGACGGGTCAAAGACGCCCGCTTCCCCGATGCGCTGTTTCCGGTGTGGCGGTATCACCCGTTCTTCACCGACACCGACGAACCCACCGCCGCGGCCGACATCACCCACCGCCGCCACGCGATCATCGAGACCGTGTTCGCCGATCTGATCGACGGACCCCTGGCGCACATGCCCTCGGGACGATTCGGCGCGAACTCGGCGTGGATCCTGTGCGCTGCGATCGCCCACAACCTGCTGCGTGCCGCTGGCGTGCTCGCCGGCGGCGCCCACGCAGTGGCCCGGGGAGCCACCCTGCGCCGCAAGATCATCACCATTCCCGCCAGACTGGTCCGACCCCAACGCCGCCCCGTTCTGCATCTACCCAGCCACTGGCCCTGGGCACAGCACTGGCTCACCCTGTGGCGCAACACCATCGGCTACAGCCCACCACAACCGGCAACACCCTGA
- a CDS encoding DUF6431 domain-containing protein, whose amino-acid sequence MIVARTGELAEKLLAAGELRCPRCRDGQLTSWGYGRRRSVRDHDGTTITVRPRRTRCRSCSSTHIVMPAALQPRHADTTAVIGTALLHKANGLGHRRIAATMGRPVSTVRRWLRRLPPEHLDRLARDGTEQLLALDPDTFTALRYRGNMLHHALSLLSAAAYWDRRRYALGEPPWTLIGMYTRGRLLAPPG is encoded by the coding sequence GTGATCGTCGCGCGCACCGGCGAACTGGCCGAGAAACTGCTCGCCGCCGGCGAACTCCGCTGCCCGCGGTGCCGCGACGGCCAGCTGACTTCTTGGGGCTACGGCAGGCGGCGCTCCGTGCGCGATCACGACGGGACCACGATCACGGTGCGCCCCCGCCGCACGCGATGCCGGTCCTGCTCGTCAACGCATATCGTGATGCCCGCCGCTCTGCAGCCACGCCATGCCGACACCACCGCAGTGATTGGAACAGCATTGCTGCACAAAGCAAATGGACTCGGACACCGGCGTATCGCGGCGACCATGGGGCGGCCGGTGTCCACCGTGCGCCGCTGGCTTCGCCGACTACCGCCAGAGCACCTGGACCGTCTCGCACGCGACGGGACCGAGCAGCTGCTCGCCCTGGACCCCGACACGTTCACCGCGCTGCGCTACCGAGGGAACATGTTGCACCACGCGCTGTCGCTGTTGTCGGCAGCGGCCTACTGGGACCGCCGCCGCTACGCCCTCGGTGAGCCGCCGTGGACCCTGATCGGGATGTACACCCGCGGCCGCCTTCTGGCGCCACCCGGCTGA
- a CDS encoding type IV toxin-antitoxin system AbiEi family antitoxin, whose product MARRHSTAVPAGLAARPLRTFRTGQAEDTYAYPGPEIARLHERGLLHRLANGYYVVIPQEMLGRKWIPDLEVAAAGIATTIYGHDDIVVMGLSAARLHGAIPRALATAIVAVPRQHRPITLTDRPAVVRFVKRNTAELDAERVRTDLGPTLATTPEQTILDLAHRPTLGDSAADVPAAVEALYARADPDRLRQLATAQRRLASLRRAEDWAGVAHGS is encoded by the coding sequence ATGGCAAGGCGACACAGCACGGCGGTCCCCGCCGGCCTCGCCGCGCGCCCACTGCGTACCTTCCGCACCGGGCAGGCCGAGGACACCTACGCATACCCGGGCCCCGAGATCGCGCGGCTCCACGAGCGCGGCCTGCTCCATCGCCTCGCCAACGGTTACTACGTCGTCATTCCCCAAGAAATGTTGGGCCGCAAATGGATTCCTGATCTGGAAGTCGCCGCCGCCGGAATCGCCACGACGATCTACGGCCATGACGACATCGTCGTCATGGGACTCAGCGCCGCGCGCCTGCACGGCGCGATTCCTCGTGCATTGGCAACCGCCATCGTGGCGGTACCGCGCCAACACCGCCCCATCACACTCACCGACCGGCCGGCGGTCGTACGGTTCGTCAAACGCAACACCGCAGAACTCGACGCCGAACGCGTCCGCACTGACCTGGGCCCCACACTGGCAACGACGCCCGAACAAACCATCCTCGACCTCGCGCACCGTCCCACCCTCGGCGACAGCGCAGCCGACGTCCCCGCCGCCGTCGAAGCCCTCTACGCACGAGCGGATCCAGACCGTTTGCGCCAGCTCGCCACCGCACAGCGCCGCCTGGCTTCCCTGCGTCGGGCAGAAGACTGGGCAGGGGTTGCTCATGGATCCTGA
- a CDS encoding nucleotidyl transferase AbiEii/AbiGii toxin family protein: MDPDERDSVATQFGVSTEQVERDHLISHILAFLSREFGDHLHFIGGTALARTHLPDGRLSEDIDLIAIGSRKELAAELDATLSRAVARTHGRLTVEPALSGTADTLPVLLRPSDGRPVRLQLLSARDRVVWPTERRALFQRYADAPAAELLVPTLPAFAASKTATWTDRHAARDLWDLWALSRVGAIDAKAAALFRRYGPTNKAPTLRMFDRAPTDAEWQAQLAGQTRLNVSAAEALVAVREAWRQAIRPAKTVINGE, encoded by the coding sequence ATGGATCCTGACGAACGCGATTCGGTCGCAACGCAGTTCGGCGTGTCCACCGAACAAGTCGAGCGCGACCACCTCATTTCCCACATCCTCGCGTTCCTCAGCCGTGAGTTCGGTGACCACCTCCACTTCATCGGCGGCACCGCCCTGGCACGCACCCACCTCCCCGACGGACGGCTCAGTGAAGACATCGACCTCATCGCCATCGGCAGCCGCAAAGAGTTGGCCGCCGAGCTCGACGCCACACTCTCCCGCGCCGTCGCGCGCACCCATGGCCGGCTGACCGTCGAACCCGCACTCAGCGGTACTGCAGACACCCTGCCGGTGCTGTTGCGCCCGTCGGACGGACGCCCGGTCCGCCTCCAACTGCTCTCCGCACGCGACCGGGTCGTCTGGCCGACGGAACGCCGCGCTCTGTTTCAGCGCTATGCGGACGCACCCGCTGCTGAACTGCTTGTGCCGACCCTCCCCGCGTTCGCGGCGTCGAAGACGGCGACATGGACGGACCGGCACGCAGCCCGCGACCTCTGGGACCTGTGGGCGCTGAGCCGGGTCGGTGCTATCGACGCGAAGGCCGCCGCGCTGTTTCGGCGGTACGGACCAACCAACAAGGCGCCGACGCTGCGCATGTTCGACCGGGCCCCGACGGACGCCGAGTGGCAGGCGCAGCTGGCCGGACAGACCCGCCTCAACGTCTCCGCAGCCGAAGCCCTCGTCGCGGTGCGCGAGGCTTGGCGACAGGCCATACGACCTGCGAAGACCGTCATAAACGGTGAATAA
- a CDS encoding carboxymuconolactone decarboxylase family protein: MTDHELPKRLADMAALSSGEPRADTLIRLTCGRALSLPPLPPPVDLADEHTEHDAVLVAFAEQFTVDVTGIGDNQRQRFLKTFGDNAFRAVVAIYVADFLPRVWAGCDALGIGKPGWRAEIQLDTQTDPVGAVLGGFVPAVARLRELDPVTTEVVRLRGAEAHDCRLCKSLREGHALDAGGSEQLYRQIADFETADGLTAAHKAALRYVDALIWSPSRIDAGVAEEVRRHFSETQRLELTLDVMRNAANKIAVSLGADAPRVAEGTERYEVDERSQTIFA, from the coding sequence GTGACCGATCACGAGTTGCCTAAGCGGTTGGCAGACATGGCCGCGCTGTCTTCCGGTGAGCCGCGCGCGGACACGCTGATCCGGCTGACCTGCGGGCGGGCGCTGTCGCTGCCGCCGTTGCCGCCCCCGGTCGATCTGGCCGACGAACACACCGAGCATGACGCCGTGCTCGTCGCGTTCGCCGAGCAGTTCACCGTCGACGTGACCGGCATCGGGGACAATCAGCGCCAGCGCTTCCTGAAGACTTTCGGGGACAACGCTTTTCGGGCGGTGGTGGCGATCTACGTCGCTGACTTCCTGCCGCGGGTGTGGGCCGGGTGCGACGCGCTCGGCATCGGTAAGCCCGGGTGGCGGGCCGAGATCCAGCTCGACACGCAGACCGATCCGGTCGGTGCGGTGCTGGGCGGGTTCGTGCCCGCGGTGGCACGGTTGCGCGAGCTGGACCCGGTCACCACCGAGGTGGTGCGGCTGCGCGGGGCCGAGGCGCACGACTGCCGGCTGTGCAAATCGCTGCGCGAAGGTCATGCGCTCGATGCGGGCGGGTCAGAGCAGCTGTATCGCCAGATCGCGGACTTCGAGACGGCCGACGGGCTGACCGCGGCGCACAAGGCGGCGCTGCGCTATGTCGATGCGCTGATCTGGTCGCCGTCGCGCATCGATGCCGGGGTCGCCGAGGAAGTTCGCCGGCATTTCTCCGAGACGCAGCGGCTGGAGCTCACGCTCGACGTGATGCGCAACGCTGCGAACAAGATCGCGGTGTCGCTGGGAGCCGATGCGCCGCGGGTGGCCGAGGGCACCGAACGCTACGAGGTCGACGAGCGGAGCCAGACGATATTCGCCTGA
- a CDS encoding metallopeptidase TldD-related protein, giving the protein MIGAQLVVEVALNEARRLGRADETIVLVTDRVDASLRWANNTMTTNGESTSRTTTVISVVRNGEDAHVGSVRSSAVDPAVITDLVSASQNAAATAPPARDNAPPLPGGDTPADWDAGIPRTGAEVFGGVAQALAQGFRGRDTLFGFARHELETTFVATSTGLRRRFTQPTGSVEINAKRDGASAWSGVSTPDFSDVPVHSMLDDLATRLSWAQRSVELPAGRYETIMPPSTVADMMIYLMWSMGGRGAQEGRTALAAPGGGTRVGEKLTSLPLTLYSDPRAPGLECSPFVTATSSSERASVFDNGMAIDRVDWIRDGTVNALAYPRAAAAEFGQPVAVAADNLLMTGGTASLQDMIAGTERGLLLTTLWYIREVDPSVLLLTGLTRDGVYLIEDGKVAAAVNNFRFNESPLDLLRRATEAGVSEVTLPREWGDWATRASMPSLRIPDFHMSSVSQAQ; this is encoded by the coding sequence ATGATCGGAGCACAACTGGTAGTCGAGGTTGCGCTGAATGAGGCGCGCAGGCTCGGCAGAGCCGACGAGACCATCGTGCTGGTGACCGACCGGGTGGATGCGTCGCTGCGGTGGGCCAACAACACGATGACCACCAACGGTGAATCGACCAGCCGCACCACCACCGTCATCTCGGTGGTGCGCAATGGCGAGGACGCCCACGTGGGGTCGGTGCGTTCCAGTGCTGTAGACCCGGCCGTCATCACCGATCTGGTGTCCGCATCCCAGAACGCGGCGGCGACGGCGCCGCCCGCCCGCGACAACGCCCCGCCGCTGCCCGGCGGGGACACCCCGGCCGACTGGGACGCTGGCATCCCGCGCACCGGCGCGGAGGTGTTCGGCGGGGTGGCACAGGCTCTGGCGCAAGGCTTCCGGGGCCGCGACACATTGTTCGGTTTCGCCCGCCACGAACTGGAGACGACGTTCGTCGCGACCTCGACGGGTCTGCGCCGGCGCTTCACGCAGCCGACCGGCTCGGTGGAGATCAATGCCAAACGCGACGGGGCCAGCGCATGGAGCGGGGTCAGCACCCCCGACTTCTCTGACGTGCCAGTGCATTCCATGCTCGACGACCTGGCGACGCGGTTGTCGTGGGCGCAGCGCAGCGTCGAACTGCCGGCCGGCCGGTACGAGACCATCATGCCGCCGTCCACCGTGGCCGACATGATGATCTACCTGATGTGGTCGATGGGCGGTCGCGGCGCCCAGGAGGGCCGCACGGCGCTGGCCGCGCCGGGCGGAGGCACACGGGTGGGGGAGAAGCTCACGTCGCTGCCGCTGACGCTGTACTCCGATCCCCGCGCGCCGGGCCTGGAATGCTCGCCGTTCGTGACGGCGACGAGTTCGTCGGAACGGGCGTCGGTCTTCGACAATGGCATGGCGATCGACCGGGTGGACTGGATCCGAGACGGAACCGTCAACGCGCTGGCCTATCCGAGGGCGGCCGCGGCGGAGTTCGGCCAGCCGGTGGCGGTGGCGGCGGACAACCTGTTGATGACCGGCGGCACGGCGAGCCTGCAGGACATGATCGCCGGCACCGAGCGGGGGCTGCTGCTCACCACGCTGTGGTACATCCGTGAGGTCGACCCCTCGGTGCTGCTGTTGACCGGGCTGACCCGCGACGGCGTGTACCTGATCGAGGACGGCAAGGTCGCCGCCGCGGTCAACAACTTCCGTTTCAACGAGAGCCCACTGGACCTGCTGCGCCGGGCCACCGAGGCCGGCGTCAGCGAGGTCACGTTGCCGCGTGAGTGGGGCGACTGGGCCACCCGCGCCAGCATGCCGTCGCTGCGGATCCCCGACTTTCACATGTCCTCGGTCAGTCAGGCGCAATAA
- a CDS encoding TldD/PmbA family protein produces the protein MTARTVDPDFLALPRHALADAALTAATQAGASYADLRIHAITTESVQLRDGALETAVTDYAIGLAVRVIVDGTWGFASHAELDTAAAADTARRAVRIATTLAPLNAERIELAPEPVYRDVSWVSDYRIDPFGVPARDKIAVLEDYSGRLLAADGVDHVSAWLNAAKEQTFYADTFGSAITQQRVRVLPSLDAVSVDAAAGSFESMSTLAPPTARGWEAVAGDEVWDWSGELAELPTLLAEKVKAPSVVAGPTDLVIDPTNLWLTIHESIGHATEYDRAIGYEAAYAGTSFATPDKLGRMQYGSPVMNVTADRTVQHGLATVGFDDEGVRAQSWDLVRDGVFVGYQLDRVFAPRLGVGRSNGCSYADSAHHVPIQRMPNVSLQPGPEDLGVADLIARVSDGLYIVGDKSWSIDMQRYNFQFTGQRFYRIRNGRLDGQVRDVAYQATTTDFWGALEAVGGQSTWRLGGAFNCGKAQPGQVAAVSHGCPAALFRGVNVLNTREEGGR, from the coding sequence GTGACAGCCCGAACCGTCGATCCGGACTTCCTTGCGCTGCCGCGCCACGCGCTCGCCGATGCGGCCCTGACCGCCGCGACGCAGGCGGGCGCCAGCTACGCAGACCTTCGCATCCACGCCATCACCACCGAGTCCGTGCAGTTGCGCGACGGCGCGCTGGAGACCGCGGTCACCGATTACGCGATCGGGCTGGCGGTGCGGGTGATCGTCGACGGCACTTGGGGGTTCGCCTCGCACGCCGAACTGGACACCGCTGCCGCCGCCGACACCGCCCGGCGCGCCGTGCGGATCGCCACCACGCTGGCGCCGTTGAACGCCGAGCGCATCGAACTCGCGCCCGAGCCGGTCTACCGGGACGTCTCCTGGGTGTCGGACTATCGGATCGACCCGTTCGGGGTCCCGGCCCGGGACAAGATCGCGGTGCTGGAGGACTACTCCGGCCGGTTGCTCGCCGCCGACGGGGTGGATCACGTGTCGGCCTGGCTGAACGCGGCCAAGGAGCAGACCTTCTACGCCGATACGTTCGGTTCGGCGATCACGCAGCAGCGGGTACGGGTGCTGCCCAGCCTGGACGCCGTGTCCGTCGACGCGGCGGCCGGGTCGTTCGAGTCGATGAGCACGCTGGCCCCGCCGACCGCGCGGGGCTGGGAAGCGGTGGCCGGTGACGAGGTCTGGGACTGGTCCGGCGAATTGGCCGAACTGCCGACGCTGCTTGCCGAGAAGGTCAAGGCGCCCAGCGTGGTTGCCGGCCCCACCGATCTGGTCATCGACCCCACGAATCTGTGGCTCACCATCCACGAGTCGATCGGCCACGCCACCGAGTACGACCGCGCGATCGGATACGAAGCCGCCTACGCCGGAACGTCGTTCGCCACCCCGGACAAGCTCGGCCGGATGCAGTACGGCTCCCCGGTGATGAACGTGACCGCCGACCGGACCGTGCAGCACGGACTTGCGACAGTGGGCTTCGACGACGAGGGGGTGCGCGCGCAGAGCTGGGATCTGGTGCGCGACGGGGTGTTCGTCGGATACCAGCTCGACCGTGTGTTCGCGCCGCGGCTCGGAGTGGGCCGGTCCAACGGCTGCTCGTACGCCGACTCCGCACATCACGTGCCGATCCAGCGGATGCCCAACGTTTCGTTGCAGCCCGGACCGGAGGACCTCGGCGTCGCGGACCTGATCGCGCGGGTGTCCGACGGGCTGTACATCGTCGGTGACAAGAGCTGGTCGATTGACATGCAGCGCTATAACTTCCAGTTCACCGGTCAGCGCTTCTACCGGATCCGTAACGGCAGGCTCGACGGCCAGGTGCGTGACGTCGCCTACCAGGCGACCACCACCGATTTCTGGGGTGCGCTGGAAGCTGTTGGCGGACAGTCCACGTGGCGTCTCGGTGGGGCATTCAACTGCGGCAAGGCCCAGCCCGGTCAGGTGGCCGCCGTCAGTCACGGCTGCCCGGCGGCACTGTTCCGGGGTGTCAACGTGCTGAACACGCGTGAAGAAGGCGGGCGCTAG
- a CDS encoding energy-coupling factor transporter transmembrane protein EcfT gives MTAAEPRKPRRQVVLLRPVPGDTVMHRLWAGSKLLIVAGIGVLLTFYPGWVPIGAVALLVVVGAVIARIPRGVLPTIPGWLWFLLLLGGVTATFAGGSPVLDFGSVEIGLGGLLNFLRITALSIVLLGLGAMVSWTTNVAEVAPAVARLGRPLRALRIPVDDWAVALALALRAFPMLVDEFSVLYAARRLRPREVDGRRGPRIRQRLSSLIDLLAAAVTVALRRADEMGDAITARGGAGQISAVPSGPKRRDWLAFTVVIAVCGIALALELTVLGTSAIQR, from the coding sequence GTGACCGCCGCGGAGCCGCGCAAGCCGCGCCGCCAGGTGGTGCTGCTGCGGCCGGTGCCCGGGGACACTGTCATGCACCGGCTCTGGGCGGGCTCGAAGCTGCTGATCGTCGCGGGGATCGGGGTGCTGCTGACGTTCTACCCGGGCTGGGTGCCGATCGGGGCGGTCGCGCTGCTGGTCGTCGTCGGCGCGGTCATCGCCCGCATCCCGAGGGGCGTGTTGCCCACCATCCCGGGCTGGCTGTGGTTCCTGCTGCTGCTGGGCGGGGTCACCGCCACCTTCGCCGGCGGAAGCCCGGTGCTCGACTTCGGATCCGTCGAGATCGGCCTGGGCGGGCTGTTGAACTTCCTGCGCATCACCGCGCTGTCGATCGTGCTGCTGGGCTTGGGCGCGATGGTGTCGTGGACCACGAATGTGGCCGAAGTCGCGCCCGCGGTGGCCAGGCTCGGCCGACCGCTGCGCGCGCTGCGCATCCCGGTCGACGACTGGGCGGTGGCGCTGGCGTTGGCGCTGAGAGCATTTCCGATGCTTGTCGACGAGTTCAGCGTGCTGTACGCCGCGCGGCGGCTGCGCCCGCGCGAGGTGGACGGCCGCCGCGGTCCCCGGATCCGGCAGCGGTTGTCCAGCCTGATCGACCTGCTCGCCGCCGCTGTCACGGTGGCGTTGCGCCGCGCCGACGAGATGGGCGACGCGATCACCGCGCGGGGCGGGGCCGGACAGATCTCGGCCGTCCCGTCCGGGCCCAAACGCCGCGACTGGCTGGCGTTCACCGTCGTGATCGCGGTGTGCGGCATCGCACTCGCGCTGGAGCTGACCGTCCTGGGCACCAGCGCCATCCAACGCTGA